A genomic segment from Haloarchaeobius salinus encodes:
- a CDS encoding DUF6920 family protein, which produces MTLRKRLGLVTIGGLLVGAVGLVVGRVRTERSTRRRVDGLLAAAGRPAVELDAVDGLSDLPSPVRRYFDAVLAPERALPRTARLHQQGSFLLGDEWRPMTATQHVTVDPPGFVWDASIHAAPLVPVRVVDAYEGGAGSLRALALGVVPVATAPSNPEMDRSELLRYLAEGPWVPSALLPSNGVAWEPVDENRAKATIVDGSTAASLVFHFDDAGLVERVTAERRYRQEDDDFLPWTGHFGEYEWHDGVRVPTEARVEWETSTGASPYWRARVTAVEYDVADRSRRGLPDA; this is translated from the coding sequence ATGACGCTGCGGAAACGCCTGGGCCTGGTCACCATCGGCGGCCTGCTGGTCGGTGCTGTCGGTCTCGTGGTCGGTCGGGTCCGGACCGAACGGTCGACACGTCGCCGGGTCGACGGTCTCCTCGCAGCCGCGGGGCGACCGGCAGTCGAACTCGATGCGGTCGACGGGCTGTCCGACCTCCCGTCTCCAGTCCGTCGGTACTTCGACGCGGTGCTGGCTCCGGAGCGAGCACTCCCTCGGACCGCACGGCTGCACCAGCAGGGGTCGTTCCTGCTCGGCGACGAGTGGCGGCCGATGACCGCGACCCAGCACGTCACCGTCGACCCGCCGGGGTTCGTCTGGGACGCGAGCATCCACGCGGCACCGCTCGTTCCGGTCCGCGTCGTCGACGCCTACGAGGGCGGTGCGGGCTCGCTCCGGGCACTCGCCCTCGGTGTCGTTCCGGTCGCGACCGCGCCGTCGAACCCGGAGATGGACCGGAGCGAACTGCTGCGGTACCTCGCCGAGGGCCCCTGGGTACCGTCCGCATTGCTCCCGTCCAACGGTGTCGCGTGGGAGCCCGTGGACGAGAATCGCGCGAAGGCGACTATCGTCGACGGCTCGACGGCGGCATCGCTCGTGTTCCACTTCGACGATGCCGGCCTGGTCGAACGGGTCACCGCCGAGCGCCGCTATCGGCAGGAAGACGACGACTTCCTCCCGTGGACGGGCCACTTCGGCGAGTACGAGTGGCACGACGGCGTCCGTGTTCCGACCGAAGCACGCGTCGAGTGGGAGACCTCCACGGGGGCGTCACCGTACTGGCGAGCGCGTGTCACGGCGGTCGAATACGACGTTGCAGACCGCTCACGGCGCGGGCTCCCGGACGCTTGA
- a CDS encoding metal ABC transporter permease, with protein sequence MTGTLAAVWLQSTPNETLDTALAPMYWLLDLWSGAMSWLARTAGIEMLSYGFMQRGILVGLCIGVMAPLIGTFLVHRQLALIGDALAHTAFAGVAVGLFLNAAIDLGVTPYLTAVVVAMIAALFIELISEVTDAYNDVSMAIVLSTGFAIGTTLISINAGGLTVSVDQYLFGNLSTVTSQSAAILLVLFAIIVGVVALTRNQLLYVTFDETAAEVAGISVSWYNRIMVMLTALVVVGAMQIMGVILVAAMLVVPVAGASQVARSFNESLLVSIVLAELSVLLGIAVSYEIGATAGGVVVLCGVGIYAVAVAIGKLQTSLGDQSAPEMGSIDVTEGQSKAD encoded by the coding sequence ATGACGGGGACGCTCGCGGCAGTGTGGCTCCAGTCCACCCCGAACGAGACGCTCGATACGGCGTTGGCACCGATGTACTGGCTCCTCGACCTCTGGTCGGGTGCGATGTCGTGGCTCGCCCGGACGGCCGGCATCGAGATGCTGAGCTACGGCTTCATGCAGCGGGGCATCCTCGTCGGCCTCTGCATCGGGGTCATGGCACCGCTCATCGGGACGTTCCTGGTGCACAGACAGCTCGCACTCATCGGCGACGCCCTCGCCCACACCGCGTTCGCGGGCGTCGCGGTCGGGCTGTTCCTCAACGCGGCCATCGACCTCGGGGTGACGCCGTACCTGACGGCGGTCGTCGTGGCGATGATCGCCGCGCTGTTCATCGAACTCATCTCGGAGGTGACCGACGCGTACAACGACGTGTCGATGGCCATCGTGCTGTCGACCGGTTTCGCCATCGGGACGACACTCATCAGCATCAACGCGGGCGGATTGACGGTCAGCGTCGACCAGTACCTCTTCGGGAACCTCTCGACGGTGACCTCCCAGAGCGCCGCCATCCTCCTCGTGCTGTTCGCCATCATCGTCGGCGTCGTCGCCCTGACGCGCAACCAGTTGCTCTACGTCACCTTCGACGAGACGGCGGCGGAGGTCGCCGGCATCTCCGTGAGCTGGTACAACCGTATCATGGTGATGCTGACCGCGCTCGTCGTCGTCGGCGCGATGCAGATAATGGGCGTCATCCTCGTGGCGGCGATGCTCGTGGTCCCCGTGGCGGGCGCATCGCAGGTCGCCAGGAGCTTCAACGAATCGTTGCTCGTCTCCATCGTACTCGCCGAGCTCTCGGTGCTGCTCGGCATCGCAGTCTCGTACGAGATCGGCGCGACTGCCGGCGGTGTGGTCGTCCTGTGTGGCGTGGGTATCTACGCGGTCGCCGTGGCCATCGGGAAGCTCCAGACCAGCCTCGGGGACCAGTCCGCGCCCGAGATGGGGAGCATCGACGTTACCGAGGGCCAGTCGAAGGCGGACTGA
- a CDS encoding sodium:calcium antiporter, with amino-acid sequence MLEQYILFVGGLALLVVGAERAVSSAGDLALYYGVSKLFVGVSVIAVGTSVPEMTTSVYAASYGAGDLLVGNIVGSETAQITLAIGVVALISPIVAQRRNVMVYGGAMVLSMIIMILTIEDGEIIRSEGFLMMLSYVFFIYTMYTNEGGEEITEEVVEREPPRRTVPWIVLGLGMVVLGGHIMVTAGVEIARAVGISEYIVGLLTGLGTTAPEIVVAGIAARGGEEGISVGAILGSNITDPVFSLGIGPLFYDVALEDPGGVVSSAQYMLVVSLLVLGLFYWQRGIDRRAAVLCLLLYPPSFYIA; translated from the coding sequence GTGCTCGAACAGTACATCCTCTTCGTCGGCGGGCTCGCACTCCTCGTGGTCGGTGCGGAGCGGGCCGTCTCCTCGGCGGGCGACCTCGCGCTCTACTACGGCGTCTCGAAGCTGTTCGTCGGCGTCAGCGTCATCGCCGTGGGGACGTCCGTACCGGAGATGACGACCTCCGTCTACGCCGCTTCGTACGGTGCAGGGGACCTGCTGGTCGGGAACATCGTCGGGTCGGAGACCGCACAGATCACGCTCGCCATCGGGGTGGTGGCGCTCATCTCCCCCATCGTCGCCCAGCGGCGGAACGTGATGGTGTACGGCGGGGCGATGGTGCTCTCGATGATCATCATGATACTCACCATCGAGGACGGCGAGATTATCCGTTCCGAGGGGTTCCTGATGATGCTCTCGTACGTCTTCTTCATCTACACGATGTACACCAACGAAGGTGGCGAGGAGATCACCGAGGAGGTCGTCGAGCGCGAGCCGCCCCGGCGGACGGTCCCGTGGATCGTCCTCGGGCTCGGGATGGTCGTCCTCGGCGGCCACATCATGGTGACCGCCGGCGTCGAGATCGCACGCGCCGTCGGCATCTCCGAGTACATCGTCGGCCTGCTCACCGGGCTGGGAACGACCGCGCCGGAGATCGTGGTCGCGGGTATCGCGGCCCGCGGGGGTGAGGAGGGCATCTCTGTGGGAGCCATCCTCGGGAGCAACATCACCGACCCCGTCTTCTCCCTCGGCATCGGACCGCTGTTCTACGACGTCGCCCTCGAGGACCCCGGCGGCGTCGTCTCCTCGGCGCAGTACATGCTCGTCGTCTCGTTGCTGGTGCTCGGCCTGTTCTACTGGCAGCGGGGCATCGACCGCCGGGCGGCGGTGCTCTGTCTGTTGCTGTATCCACCGAGCTTCTACATCGCCTAG
- a CDS encoding metal ABC transporter ATP-binding protein: MSAEDAEETVERGATADVPASATGGTVIELRDVEFGYTATPVVEDVSLSITEGEYVAVVGPNGSGKSTLMQLMLGLLEPDSGEARLFGEPAHRFDDGERLGYVAQHASASKEMPITVREVVNMGRFPHVGFGRLWEEDREIVDEALATVGMSAFADRRITQLSGGQRQRAFIARALAGEAELLVLDEPTVGVDAESVQAFYELLQSLNDRGITVLLIEHDLGAVTEHAERVVCLNREVYFDGPTDEFVESDALGRAFGTAANFLGERQ, translated from the coding sequence ATGAGTGCCGAAGACGCGGAGGAAACGGTGGAGAGAGGGGCAACGGCCGACGTTCCAGCATCGGCGACGGGTGGGACCGTCATCGAGCTGCGCGACGTCGAATTCGGCTACACCGCCACGCCGGTCGTCGAGGACGTCTCCCTCTCGATAACCGAGGGGGAGTACGTCGCGGTCGTCGGGCCGAACGGGTCGGGCAAGTCGACGCTGATGCAGCTCATGCTCGGCCTGCTCGAGCCCGACAGCGGCGAGGCACGACTGTTCGGCGAGCCAGCGCATCGGTTCGACGACGGGGAACGGCTCGGCTACGTCGCCCAGCACGCCAGCGCCTCGAAGGAGATGCCCATCACGGTCCGCGAGGTCGTGAACATGGGTCGGTTCCCACACGTCGGCTTCGGCCGCCTCTGGGAGGAGGACAGGGAGATCGTCGACGAGGCGCTGGCGACGGTCGGGATGTCGGCGTTCGCGGACCGGCGCATCACGCAGCTCTCCGGGGGCCAGCGTCAGCGAGCCTTCATCGCGCGTGCGCTGGCGGGCGAGGCCGAACTGCTGGTGCTCGACGAGCCGACGGTCGGCGTCGATGCGGAATCGGTGCAGGCGTTCTACGAACTCCTCCAGTCGCTGAACGACCGGGGAATCACCGTCCTGCTCATCGAACACGACCTCGGTGCCGTGACCGAGCACGCCGAACGCGTCGTCTGTCTCAACCGCGAGGTGTACTTCGACGGTCCCACCGACGAGTTCGTCGAGAGCGACGCGCTCGGCCGCGCCTTCGGGACGGCCGCGAACTTCCTGGGTGAGCGACAATGA